A genomic region of Halomonas aestuarii contains the following coding sequences:
- a CDS encoding class I SAM-dependent methyltransferase, whose amino-acid sequence MTASHDHDVFSAEWLSLREGLDARSRSHRLTGLAADWLSERDAPHGIVDLGSGSGSNLRFLSARLPGPQRWRLVDHDAELLAHARRRGAPLRDGAGRALGLETACRSLFPVDRELLADVDLVVASALFDLMPRSWVASLVGACASRGQALLLTLSVDGDCAFLDRRGERVEDGEDIAVRTLFQAHQLRDKGLGPALGGEAPAVLASLLTTAGFRVESAATPWHLAPGDTSQCSLAEALITGWHDAALEEAPTQATRLGDWRDRRLGGLHAGELGVTVGHRDLFAWPASSAGPA is encoded by the coding sequence ATGACGGCGTCCCACGACCACGACGTGTTCTCCGCTGAGTGGCTGTCGCTTCGCGAGGGCCTGGATGCCCGGTCGCGCAGCCATCGCCTGACCGGCCTGGCCGCCGATTGGCTGAGCGAGCGCGACGCCCCCCACGGCATCGTCGACCTGGGCAGCGGCAGCGGCAGCAACCTTCGCTTCCTGTCCGCTCGGCTGCCGGGCCCCCAGCGCTGGCGACTGGTCGATCACGATGCCGAGCTGCTGGCCCATGCCCGCCGGCGAGGCGCGCCACTGCGCGACGGGGCAGGGCGCGCGCTCGGCCTTGAGACCGCCTGCCGCAGCCTGTTCCCGGTCGATCGCGAGCTGCTGGCCGATGTCGACCTGGTGGTCGCCTCGGCCCTGTTCGACCTGATGCCGCGGTCCTGGGTGGCGTCGCTGGTGGGCGCCTGCGCGTCTCGCGGCCAGGCCCTGCTGCTCACCCTCAGCGTGGACGGCGACTGTGCCTTCCTCGACCGCCGGGGCGAGCGCGTCGAGGACGGTGAGGACATCGCCGTGCGCACCCTCTTCCAGGCCCACCAGCTCCGCGACAAGGGCCTCGGGCCCGCGCTGGGCGGCGAGGCCCCCGCGGTGCTGGCTAGCCTGCTGACGACCGCCGGCTTCCGGGTGGAGAGCGCCGCCACGCCCTGGCACCTGGCGCCGGGCGACACCTCGCAGTGCTCCCTGGCCGAGGCGCTGATCACGGGCTGGCACGACGCCGCCCTGGAGGAGGCGCCGACCCAGGCGACGCGCCTCGGTGACTGGCGAGACCGACGCCTGGGGGGCCTTCACGCCGGCGAGCTGGGCGTGACGGTGGGGCATCGTGACCTCTTCGCCTGGCCGGCGTCCTCGGCGGGTCCAGCGTGA
- a CDS encoding lysylphosphatidylglycerol synthase transmembrane domain-containing protein → MASLLLLGGLWVWLEPGEVVDAVGPLAPGWMLLALALTLPQVLLSAWRWRLTSSRLGLPLGWGRALREYYLALFLNQVLPGGVAGDAARAWRHSRDSGRRGSAWRAVIIERASGQLALLLLTLLVVALSPLWQGLLGEALASLSSPLVLGVASLLVLLGVPVTRRLLRRPPVALAGLGGDLRRSLLASSVWPRQLAGSLLVVLSYALVFVCAARTIGVTLPLGTLLALVPPVLMAMVIPLSFAGWGLREGAAALVWGLAGLAPAEGVAVSMAYGLLVLVASLPGALCLPGPSRRAAAGPSGDGSGPGEVQVEDGVVAAAE, encoded by the coding sequence TTGGCCAGCCTCCTCCTGCTCGGCGGCCTGTGGGTGTGGCTCGAGCCGGGGGAGGTGGTCGACGCGGTCGGTCCGTTGGCGCCGGGCTGGATGCTGCTGGCCCTGGCCCTGACGCTGCCGCAGGTGCTGCTCTCCGCCTGGCGCTGGCGGCTCACCTCGTCGCGTCTTGGCCTGCCCCTTGGCTGGGGGCGCGCCTTGCGGGAGTACTACCTGGCCCTGTTCCTCAACCAGGTGCTGCCCGGCGGGGTGGCGGGGGATGCCGCCAGGGCCTGGCGGCACTCCCGGGACAGCGGTCGGCGGGGCAGTGCCTGGCGGGCGGTGATCATCGAACGCGCCTCCGGCCAGCTGGCCCTGCTGCTGCTGACCCTGCTGGTCGTGGCGCTGTCACCGCTGTGGCAGGGCCTGCTGGGCGAGGCGCTGGCGAGCCTGTCATCACCGCTGGTGCTGGGCGTGGCATCGCTGCTGGTGCTGCTCGGCGTGCCCGTGACGCGACGTCTGCTGCGCCGGCCGCCGGTGGCACTGGCCGGGCTGGGGGGCGACCTGCGCCGCAGCCTGCTGGCCTCCTCGGTCTGGCCGCGGCAGCTCGCCGGCTCCCTGCTGGTGGTCCTGAGCTACGCGCTGGTGTTCGTCTGCGCGGCCCGGACGATCGGCGTCACCCTGCCCCTGGGCACCCTGCTGGCGCTGGTGCCGCCGGTCCTGATGGCGATGGTGATTCCGCTCTCCTTCGCCGGCTGGGGGCTGCGGGAAGGGGCGGCGGCGCTGGTCTGGGGGCTGGCCGGCCTGGCACCGGCCGAGGGGGTGGCGGTGTCGATGGCTTATGGGCTGCTGGTGCTGGTGGCCAGCCTGCCTGGTGCGCTGTGCCTGCCGGGCCCGTCGCGCCGCGCTGCCGCTGGGCCGTCCGGCGATGGGTCAGGGCCGGGTGAGGTCCAGGTCGAAGACGGTGTCGTCGCCGCAGCGGAATGA
- a CDS encoding RibD family protein, giving the protein MTPSPSAPLDQETAWQALCRVLCQGRQGPTGRDAAGHEDGPLRLTAHGWTSDVPVSDDARALLDNLAPLAGHAGRLALAQLGQSLDGRIATESGHSYYINGLESRTHLHRLRALVDAVVVGAGTACEDDPLLTVRHVSGRQPVRVILDPRGRVPASLRLLSEAEAPTLHLVGEQVDIAPPASDHVTRLRLPVGTDGFDPAAVLDALAARGLERVLVEGGGITVSRFLEAGVLDRLHLLVAPLLIGSGRPGLAMTPIATLDQARRPVARSFRCGDDTVFDLDLTRP; this is encoded by the coding sequence ATGACCCCCTCCCCTTCAGCGCCCCTGGACCAGGAGACGGCCTGGCAGGCCCTCTGCCGAGTCCTCTGCCAGGGCCGTCAGGGCCCGACCGGCCGCGACGCGGCGGGGCATGAGGACGGCCCGCTTCGCCTGACGGCCCACGGATGGACGTCTGACGTGCCGGTGAGCGACGACGCCCGGGCACTGCTCGACAACCTGGCGCCGCTGGCGGGGCATGCCGGCCGCCTTGCCCTCGCCCAGCTGGGCCAGAGCCTGGATGGCCGCATCGCCACCGAGAGCGGCCACTCGTACTACATCAATGGCCTCGAGAGCAGGACGCACCTGCATCGGCTGCGGGCGCTGGTGGACGCCGTGGTGGTCGGCGCCGGCACCGCCTGCGAGGACGACCCGCTGCTGACGGTGCGCCACGTGAGCGGACGCCAGCCGGTGCGCGTGATCCTCGACCCCCGGGGCCGGGTGCCGGCGAGCCTGCGCCTGCTCAGCGAAGCCGAGGCGCCGACCCTCCACCTGGTCGGCGAGCAGGTCGATATCGCGCCGCCGGCGTCCGACCATGTCACCCGCCTGCGGCTGCCGGTGGGCACCGACGGCTTCGACCCCGCGGCCGTGCTCGATGCGCTGGCCGCGCGGGGGCTCGAGCGCGTGCTGGTCGAGGGCGGCGGCATCACGGTGTCGAGGTTCCTGGAGGCCGGCGTGCTCGACCGCCTGCACCTGCTGGTGGCCCCCCTGCTGATCGGCTCCGGTCGCCCGGGGCTGGCCATGACGCCCATCGCCACCCTGGATCAGGCGCGTCGACCCGTCGCGCGATCATTCCGCTGCGGCGACGACACCGTCTTCGACCTGGACCTCACCCGGCCCTGA
- a CDS encoding glycosyltransferase family 4 protein produces MPQESRPDLVLIVAGDPDQKTGGYLYDARMVAELRRQAWRVEVVGLQGRFPLPDREARYSLATTLAGLPDDALVVIDGLAMGGLPDEVERHAERLRIVALVHHPLADETGLDVARQRWFRESEARALAAARRVIVTSHHTARGLSDFGVSDHRIRVAEPGVDRAPLADAALDSEAPAHACRLLCVATLTPRKGLGLLVEALASLTDRAWTCEVIGSHRRDPGHAAALLAEAQRLGLSDRLRFLGERDDRELEAAYRQADLFVLPSWYEGYGMVVTEALARGLPVITTTGGALADTLPPGAGIAVPPGDVGALREALSRWLDDPDLRRRLRRGAREARNGLADWQEAGRGFMAALDGIPEAPIRDAARPEARCSS; encoded by the coding sequence ATGCCACAGGAGTCGAGGCCCGACCTGGTCCTGATCGTCGCTGGTGACCCCGACCAGAAGACCGGCGGGTATCTCTACGATGCCCGCATGGTGGCGGAACTGCGCCGGCAGGCGTGGCGGGTCGAGGTGGTGGGGCTCCAGGGGCGGTTCCCGCTGCCCGACCGTGAGGCTCGCTACAGCCTGGCGACGACCCTGGCGGGCCTGCCCGATGATGCCCTGGTGGTCATCGACGGCCTGGCCATGGGCGGATTGCCCGATGAGGTCGAGCGGCATGCCGAGCGTCTGCGGATCGTCGCCCTCGTCCATCACCCCCTGGCCGACGAGACCGGCCTCGACGTCGCCCGGCAGAGGTGGTTTCGCGAGAGCGAGGCCCGGGCGCTGGCGGCGGCTCGTCGGGTGATCGTCACCAGCCATCACACCGCCCGGGGCCTGTCGGACTTCGGCGTTTCCGACCATCGCATCCGGGTCGCCGAACCCGGCGTCGACAGGGCCCCCCTGGCCGACGCAGCCCTGGACTCCGAGGCCCCGGCGCATGCCTGCCGGCTGCTCTGCGTGGCGACCCTGACGCCGCGCAAGGGCCTCGGCCTGCTGGTCGAGGCGCTGGCCTCGCTCACCGACCGCGCCTGGACCTGCGAGGTCATCGGCAGCCACCGGCGTGACCCCGGGCATGCGGCCGCCCTGCTGGCCGAGGCGCAGCGTCTTGGCCTTTCCGACCGGCTGCGCTTCCTGGGAGAGCGCGATGACCGCGAGCTGGAGGCGGCCTACCGCCAGGCGGATCTCTTCGTGCTGCCCTCCTGGTACGAGGGCTACGGCATGGTGGTGACCGAGGCGCTGGCCCGTGGACTGCCGGTGATCACCACCACCGGCGGGGCGCTGGCCGACACCCTGCCCCCCGGGGCGGGTATCGCCGTGCCGCCCGGTGATGTCGGCGCCCTTCGAGAGGCGCTGTCCCGCTGGCTGGACGACCCCGACCTCAGGCGCCGGCTTCGCCGCGGCGCCCGTGAGGCCAGGAACGGGCTGGCCGATTGGCAAGAGGCGGGGCGGGGCTTCATGGCCGCCCTGGACGGCATTCCCGAGGCGCCGATCCGCGATGCGGCGCGTCCCGAGGCGAGGTGCTCGTCATGA
- a CDS encoding 6-pyruvoyl trahydropterin synthase family protein: protein MYRLNVRDHFMIAHSFRGEVFGPAQRLHGATYVVDVTFQRRELDDNGLVVDIGLAGEALKRVLAEFNFQNLDEVEEFQGRNTTTEFMARVLFERLATAIQLGHLGEAALGLDSLCVTLHESHVAWASYEGAL from the coding sequence ATGTACCGCCTCAACGTTCGCGACCATTTCATGATCGCCCACAGCTTTCGCGGCGAGGTCTTCGGCCCCGCCCAGCGCCTGCATGGTGCCACCTACGTGGTCGACGTGACCTTCCAGCGCCGCGAGCTCGACGACAACGGCCTGGTCGTGGACATCGGCCTGGCCGGCGAGGCCCTCAAGCGCGTGCTGGCCGAATTCAACTTCCAGAATCTCGACGAGGTGGAGGAGTTCCAGGGGCGCAACACCACCACCGAGTTCATGGCGCGGGTGCTCTTCGAACGCCTCGCCACGGCCATCCAGCTCGGCCACCTCGGCGAGGCCGCCCTGGGGCTCGACTCCCTCTGCGTGACCCTGCATGAATCGCATGTCGCCTGGGCCAGCTACGAGGGCGCGCTTTGA